From a single Nicotiana tomentosiformis chromosome 2, ASM39032v3, whole genome shotgun sequence genomic region:
- the LOC104114591 gene encoding uncharacterized protein isoform X2 has protein sequence MPRLRWTQDLHRSFVHAVERLGGEDPEAEVANGGKRNRMDGAANGNYHYYYNINDKAFFGAHPWKHMQETKENRIMGLEGKSNHYTMFRDIFNGHNVQDVGDGNKVVREASSLSNKSPSASIIETTGEEDFSSSTMSLEPSASLDVNNISLELTLA, from the exons ATGCCGCGACTCCGATGGACACAAGATCTTCATCGCAGTTTTGTGCATGCTGTTGAGAGACTTGGTGGAGAAGATC CTGAAGCAGAAGTTGCAAATGGGGGTAAAAGGAATAGAATGGATGGGGCAGCCAATGGGAACTATCATTACTACTACAATATTAATGACAAAGCCTTCTTTGGTGCCCATCCTTG GAAACATATGCAAGAGACCAAGGAAAATAGGATCATGGGATTGGAAGGAAAGTCTAATCATTACACCATGTTCAGGGATATTTTCAATGGCCACAATGTTCAA GATGTTGGCGACGGGAATAAAGTGGTACGAGAAGCTAGCAGTTTGTCAAATAAGAGTCCATCTGCTTCAATTATTGAAACTACAGGAGAGGAAGATTTCTCCAGTAGCACCATGTCCTTAGAGCCATCTGCCAGTTTAGATGTGAATAATATCTCTCTTGAGCTCACCCTTGCTTAG
- the LOC104114591 gene encoding putative Myb family transcription factor At1g14600 isoform X1, which produces MPRLRWTQDLHRSFVHAVERLGGEDRATPKMVLQLMDVKGLTISHVKSHLQMYRSMKHEQMMQAEAEVANGGKRNRMDGAANGNYHYYYNINDKAFFGAHPWKHMQETKENRIMGLEGKSNHYTMFRDIFNGHNVQDVGDGNKVVREASSLSNKSPSASIIETTGEEDFSSSTMSLEPSASLDVNNISLELTLA; this is translated from the exons ATGCCGCGACTCCGATGGACACAAGATCTTCATCGCAGTTTTGTGCATGCTGTTGAGAGACTTGGTGGAGAAGATC GAGCAACTCCAAAGATGGTGCTACAGTTGATGGATGTGAAGGGCCTGACTATATCTCACGTAAAAAGTCACCTTCAG ATGTACAGAAGCATGAAGCATGAACAGATGATGCAAG CTGAAGCAGAAGTTGCAAATGGGGGTAAAAGGAATAGAATGGATGGGGCAGCCAATGGGAACTATCATTACTACTACAATATTAATGACAAAGCCTTCTTTGGTGCCCATCCTTG GAAACATATGCAAGAGACCAAGGAAAATAGGATCATGGGATTGGAAGGAAAGTCTAATCATTACACCATGTTCAGGGATATTTTCAATGGCCACAATGTTCAA GATGTTGGCGACGGGAATAAAGTGGTACGAGAAGCTAGCAGTTTGTCAAATAAGAGTCCATCTGCTTCAATTATTGAAACTACAGGAGAGGAAGATTTCTCCAGTAGCACCATGTCCTTAGAGCCATCTGCCAGTTTAGATGTGAATAATATCTCTCTTGAGCTCACCCTTGCTTAG
- the LOC108948204 gene encoding probable F-box protein At4g22030, protein MSSTLMYLAATGMLVIINKIQPSQLAEEQRKATRLFQDLYNQIETTLSIGHPSAIDVKEAIDKVLALDKAYPLPLLEVMLEKFPTCVEPAVWWPQQRRRQPNRVSDNGNDWNSKLEEEMKEIMGVLGRKDQEEYIRLGKKALKLNKFLAISGPFLTGLAAIGSAFVGSSPSHGSWAAMLGIVGGALASVVNTIEHGGQVGMVFEMYRSNAGFFEYMQESIKSNLTETETGRRENGELFEMKVALKLGRSLSDLRNLAASSSLKADSDEFASKLF, encoded by the coding sequence ATGTCTTCTACTTTGATGTATTTGGCTGCTACTGGGATGTTGGTGATCATCAACAAAATTCAACCATCCCAGCTTGCTGAAGAACAAAGAAAGGCGACAAGGCTGTTTCAAGATCTCTATAACCAAATCGAAACAACTTTATCAATCGGTCATCCTTCAGCGATTGATGTCAAAGAAGCTATTGACAAAGTATTGGCTCTTGACAAAGCCTACCCACTCCCTCTTCTTGAAGTAATGCTTGAAAAATTTCCAACTTGTGTTGAACCTGCTGTTTGGTGGCCTCAACAACGTCGTAGACAGCCTAACAGGGTCAGCGACAATGGAAATGACTGGAACAGTAAATTGGAGGAGGAAATGAAAGAAATAATGGGTGTGTTGGGCAGAAAGGACCAAGAAGAATATATTAGGCTGGGTAAAAAGGCCttgaaattgaataagtttttagCCATCTCTGGTCCTTTTCTCACAGGCCTAGCAGCGATTGGCTCGGCATTTGTAGGTTCTTCTCCTTCTCATGGATCTTGGGCAGCTATGCTTGGAATTGTTGGTGGCGCTTTGGCAAGTGTAGTTAACACAATTGAGCATGGTGGACAAGTTGGAATGGTATTCGAGATGTATAGGAGTAACGCTGGTTTCTTCGAGTACATGCAAGAGTCAATTAAATCTAACTTGACAGAAACAGAAACGGGTAGAAGAGAAAATGGTGAATTGTTTGAAATGAAGGTGGCTTTGAAGTTAGGAAGGAGCTTATCTGATCTAAGAAATCTTGCTGCTTCTTCTTCATTGAAAGCAGATTCAGACGAGTTTGCAAGCAAGCTTTTCTGA